From a single Erpetoichthys calabaricus chromosome 1, fErpCal1.3, whole genome shotgun sequence genomic region:
- the dclre1c gene encoding protein artemis isoform X1 has protein sequence MSCFEGRMKEYPTISIDRYDKENVNARAYFLSHCHKDHMKGLRAPALKRRLKCSLTVRLYCSPVTKELLLTNPRYRFWENHIVAIEVETPTQISLIDEATGEKEDIVVTLLPAGHCPGSVMFLFEGSNGTVLYTGDFRLAKGEVTRMELLHSGSRIKYIKSIYLDTTFFDPRFYQIPDREECLKGIIDLVRSWITLSSYHVVWLNCKAAYGYEYLFTNLSEEFGIQVHVRYLDMFRNMPDILQHLTTNRETQIHACRHPKYICLYLQDDEFFRGNRLPCGIIAKDGTPLKIISIKPSTMWFGERTKKTNVIVRTGASSYRACFSFHSSYTEVRDFLMHISPAHAYPNVIPMGKTTEDIIEILQPFCRSNSRTEESIYKPLGPLKRAKMMSYTTTDSDSEEGLFEETLTIPWRRKIPNEKSNLPLCAETTSDNLPKSQISFCEDTAADYSMAASLSTLKNFCIDCEESNDDDDEEEEEDEDTVECSADQTVNGGKPCVSHSHSVDSSLKKLETCCNEATEEITSQQNQAEKLKSDLDISKSELPMWESFFKPDPLTDSEQEDSQKQCVDLTGSQSPNLFSDTDNEECIYISSQNSSQSTHISEQGSECWGSQPDTVLISSQERKEHSVSAGQCNVKFCDFLKPQEIVLNNFGKTNLEGREQMISFKSTQCLLIEDLATSSKIAAENTVPVQQSTCDSQDSSDFEIPSTPDSEVPQEEQLKDLYKRLAAGEMVIAKKSI, from the exons ATGAGTTGTTTCGAAGGTCGTATGAAGGAGTACCCGACGATATCAATAGATCGCtatgacaaagaaaatgttaatgcCAGAGCTTATTTTTTATCCCATTGTCATAAAG ATCATATGAAGGGATTGAGAGCGCCAGCTCTGAAACGCCGACTGAAATGCAG TCTGACAGTTCGTCTCTATTGTTCCCCGGTGACAAAGGAGTTACTCCTGACAAATCCAAGATATAGGTTCTGGGAAAACCATATT GTTGCAATTGAAGTGGAAACACCAACGCAGATTTCATTAATTGATGAAGCAACTGGCGAG AAGGAAGACATTGTTGTAACTTTGCTCCCAGCTGGCCACTGTCCTGGGTCAGTCAT GTTTCTGTTTGAAGGAAGTAATGGGACAGTTCTTTACACTGGAGattttagattagcaaaaggagaaGTAACTCGCATGGAACTTTTGCATTCTGGAAGCAG aattaaataTATTAAGAGTATTTACTTAGACACAACTTTCTTTGATCCAAGATTTTATCAAATTCCAGATCGG GAAGAATGTTTAAAAGGGATCATAGATTTGGTGAGAAGCTGGATAACTCTTAGCTCATATCATGTTGTGTGGCTCAACTGTAAAGCAGCATATGGATATGAGTACCTATTCACAAATCTCAGTGAAGAATTTGGTATACAG gTCCATGTCCGATATTTGGACATGTTCAGAAATATGCCTGACATTCTCCAACATCTCACTACAAACCGAGAAACTCAAATACATGCATGCAGGCATCCAAAG tacatatgtttatatttgCAGGATGATGAGTTCTTTAGGGGAAACAGACTACCTTGTGGTATTATAGCCAAAGACGGAACACCATTAAAGATTATCAGCATTAAGCCCTCCACAATGTGGTTTGGTGAGAGAACCAAAAAAACCAACGTTATAGTGAG AACAGGAGCAAGTTCATACCGAGCATGTTTTTCCTTTCATTCCTCATACACAGAG GTTAGGGATTTCTTGATGCACATCTCTCCTGCTCATGCTTATCCTAATGTTATCCCCATGGGCAAAACAACAGAAGACATCATTGAGAT CTTGCAGCCTTTTTGTAGGTCCAATTCCAGAACAGAAGAAAGTATATATAAACCTTTGGGACCgctaaaaagagcaaaaatgatGTCATACACAACAACAG aTTCTGATAGTGAGGAAGGTCTCTTTGAGGAGACACTGACAATTCCCTGGAGGCGCAAGATTCCAAATGAAAAGAGTAATTTACCACTATGTGCAGAAACTACATCAGATAATTTACCAAAATCTCAGATAAGCTTCTGTGAAGACACTGCTGCTGATTACTCCATGGCAGCTAGTTTATCGACATTAAAAAATTTCTGCATAGATTGTGAAGAgtccaatgatgatgatgatgaggaagaggaagaggatgaggataCAGTTGAATGCAGTGCTGATCAGACAGTTAATGGTGGTAAACCTTGTGTTAGCCATAGCCACAGTGTTGACTCCAGTCTGAAAAAATTGGAAACATGTTGTAATGAGGCCACAGAAGAAATAACCAGTCAGCAAAATCAGGCTGAGAAGCTTAAATCAGACTTGGATATTTCAAAATCAGAACTGCCAATGTGGGAATCTTTTTTCAAACCAGATCCGTTAACAGACTCAGAACAAGAAGACAGTCAAAAGCAATGTGTGGATCTGACAGGGTCTCAGTCTCCAAATTTGTTTAGTGATACAGACAATGAGGAATGTATTTATATTTCTTCTCAGAATTCTTCACAGTCTACTCATATTTCAGAGCAAGGAAGTGAATGCTGGGGCAGTCAACCGGATACCGTGTTAATATCATCCCAGGAAAGGAAGGAACATTCAGTTTCTGCTGGGCAGTGCAACGTAAAATTTTGTGATTTCCTGAAACCACAAGAAATAGTCTtgaataattttggaaaaactaATTTGGAGGGTAGGGAACAGATGATATCATTCAAATCAACACAGTGTTTGCTAATTGAAGATTTAGCAACATCATCTAAGATTGCAGCTGAAAACACAGTGCCTGTTCAGCAGTCCACTTGTGACTCCCAGGACTCATCTGATTTTGAAATTCCATCAACGCCTGACTCTGAGGTGCCACAGGAAGAACAACTAAAAGATCTGTACAAAAGGCTGGCTGCAGGAGAGATGGTCATAGCTAAAAAGTCTATATGA
- the dclre1c gene encoding protein artemis isoform X3 produces MFLFEGSNGTVLYTGDFRLAKGEVTRMELLHSGSRIKYIKSIYLDTTFFDPRFYQIPDREECLKGIIDLVRSWITLSSYHVVWLNCKAAYGYEYLFTNLSEEFGIQVHVRYLDMFRNMPDILQHLTTNRETQIHACRHPKYICLYLQDDEFFRGNRLPCGIIAKDGTPLKIISIKPSTMWFGERTKKTNVIVRTGASSYRACFSFHSSYTEVRDFLMHISPAHAYPNVIPMGKTTEDIIEILQPFCRSNSRTEESIYKPLGPLKRAKMMSYTTTDSDSEEGLFEETLTIPWRRKIPNEKSNLPLCAETTSDNLPKSQISFCEDTAADYSMAASLSTLKNFCIDCEESNDDDDEEEEEDEDTVECSADQTVNGGKPCVSHSHSVDSSLKKLETCCNEATEEITSQQNQAEKLKSDLDISKSELPMWESFFKPDPLTDSEQEDSQKQCVDLTGSQSPNLFSDTDNEECIYISSQNSSQSTHISEQGSECWGSQPDTVLISSQERKEHSVSAGQCNVKFCDFLKPQEIVLNNFGKTNLEGREQMISFKSTQCLLIEDLATSSKIAAENTVPVQQSTCDSQDSSDFEIPSTPDSEVPQEEQLKDLYKRLAAGEMVIAKKSI; encoded by the exons AT GTTTCTGTTTGAAGGAAGTAATGGGACAGTTCTTTACACTGGAGattttagattagcaaaaggagaaGTAACTCGCATGGAACTTTTGCATTCTGGAAGCAG aattaaataTATTAAGAGTATTTACTTAGACACAACTTTCTTTGATCCAAGATTTTATCAAATTCCAGATCGG GAAGAATGTTTAAAAGGGATCATAGATTTGGTGAGAAGCTGGATAACTCTTAGCTCATATCATGTTGTGTGGCTCAACTGTAAAGCAGCATATGGATATGAGTACCTATTCACAAATCTCAGTGAAGAATTTGGTATACAG gTCCATGTCCGATATTTGGACATGTTCAGAAATATGCCTGACATTCTCCAACATCTCACTACAAACCGAGAAACTCAAATACATGCATGCAGGCATCCAAAG tacatatgtttatatttgCAGGATGATGAGTTCTTTAGGGGAAACAGACTACCTTGTGGTATTATAGCCAAAGACGGAACACCATTAAAGATTATCAGCATTAAGCCCTCCACAATGTGGTTTGGTGAGAGAACCAAAAAAACCAACGTTATAGTGAG AACAGGAGCAAGTTCATACCGAGCATGTTTTTCCTTTCATTCCTCATACACAGAG GTTAGGGATTTCTTGATGCACATCTCTCCTGCTCATGCTTATCCTAATGTTATCCCCATGGGCAAAACAACAGAAGACATCATTGAGAT CTTGCAGCCTTTTTGTAGGTCCAATTCCAGAACAGAAGAAAGTATATATAAACCTTTGGGACCgctaaaaagagcaaaaatgatGTCATACACAACAACAG aTTCTGATAGTGAGGAAGGTCTCTTTGAGGAGACACTGACAATTCCCTGGAGGCGCAAGATTCCAAATGAAAAGAGTAATTTACCACTATGTGCAGAAACTACATCAGATAATTTACCAAAATCTCAGATAAGCTTCTGTGAAGACACTGCTGCTGATTACTCCATGGCAGCTAGTTTATCGACATTAAAAAATTTCTGCATAGATTGTGAAGAgtccaatgatgatgatgatgaggaagaggaagaggatgaggataCAGTTGAATGCAGTGCTGATCAGACAGTTAATGGTGGTAAACCTTGTGTTAGCCATAGCCACAGTGTTGACTCCAGTCTGAAAAAATTGGAAACATGTTGTAATGAGGCCACAGAAGAAATAACCAGTCAGCAAAATCAGGCTGAGAAGCTTAAATCAGACTTGGATATTTCAAAATCAGAACTGCCAATGTGGGAATCTTTTTTCAAACCAGATCCGTTAACAGACTCAGAACAAGAAGACAGTCAAAAGCAATGTGTGGATCTGACAGGGTCTCAGTCTCCAAATTTGTTTAGTGATACAGACAATGAGGAATGTATTTATATTTCTTCTCAGAATTCTTCACAGTCTACTCATATTTCAGAGCAAGGAAGTGAATGCTGGGGCAGTCAACCGGATACCGTGTTAATATCATCCCAGGAAAGGAAGGAACATTCAGTTTCTGCTGGGCAGTGCAACGTAAAATTTTGTGATTTCCTGAAACCACAAGAAATAGTCTtgaataattttggaaaaactaATTTGGAGGGTAGGGAACAGATGATATCATTCAAATCAACACAGTGTTTGCTAATTGAAGATTTAGCAACATCATCTAAGATTGCAGCTGAAAACACAGTGCCTGTTCAGCAGTCCACTTGTGACTCCCAGGACTCATCTGATTTTGAAATTCCATCAACGCCTGACTCTGAGGTGCCACAGGAAGAACAACTAAAAGATCTGTACAAAAGGCTGGCTGCAGGAGAGATGGTCATAGCTAAAAAGTCTATATGA
- the dclre1c gene encoding protein artemis isoform X2 codes for MSCFEGRMKEYPTISIDRYDKENVNARAYFLSHCHKDHMKGLRAPALKRRLKCSLTVRLYCSPVTKELLLTNPRYRFWENHIVAIEVETPTQISLIDEATGEKEDIVVTLLPAGHCPGSVMFLFEGSNGTVLYTGDFRLAKGEVTRMELLHSGSRIKYIKSIYLDTTFFDPRFYQIPDREECLKGIIDLVRSWITLSSYHVVWLNCKAAYGYEYLFTNLSEEFGIQVHVRYLDMFRNMPDILQHLTTNRETQIHACRHPKDDEFFRGNRLPCGIIAKDGTPLKIISIKPSTMWFGERTKKTNVIVRTGASSYRACFSFHSSYTEVRDFLMHISPAHAYPNVIPMGKTTEDIIEILQPFCRSNSRTEESIYKPLGPLKRAKMMSYTTTDSDSEEGLFEETLTIPWRRKIPNEKSNLPLCAETTSDNLPKSQISFCEDTAADYSMAASLSTLKNFCIDCEESNDDDDEEEEEDEDTVECSADQTVNGGKPCVSHSHSVDSSLKKLETCCNEATEEITSQQNQAEKLKSDLDISKSELPMWESFFKPDPLTDSEQEDSQKQCVDLTGSQSPNLFSDTDNEECIYISSQNSSQSTHISEQGSECWGSQPDTVLISSQERKEHSVSAGQCNVKFCDFLKPQEIVLNNFGKTNLEGREQMISFKSTQCLLIEDLATSSKIAAENTVPVQQSTCDSQDSSDFEIPSTPDSEVPQEEQLKDLYKRLAAGEMVIAKKSI; via the exons ATGAGTTGTTTCGAAGGTCGTATGAAGGAGTACCCGACGATATCAATAGATCGCtatgacaaagaaaatgttaatgcCAGAGCTTATTTTTTATCCCATTGTCATAAAG ATCATATGAAGGGATTGAGAGCGCCAGCTCTGAAACGCCGACTGAAATGCAG TCTGACAGTTCGTCTCTATTGTTCCCCGGTGACAAAGGAGTTACTCCTGACAAATCCAAGATATAGGTTCTGGGAAAACCATATT GTTGCAATTGAAGTGGAAACACCAACGCAGATTTCATTAATTGATGAAGCAACTGGCGAG AAGGAAGACATTGTTGTAACTTTGCTCCCAGCTGGCCACTGTCCTGGGTCAGTCAT GTTTCTGTTTGAAGGAAGTAATGGGACAGTTCTTTACACTGGAGattttagattagcaaaaggagaaGTAACTCGCATGGAACTTTTGCATTCTGGAAGCAG aattaaataTATTAAGAGTATTTACTTAGACACAACTTTCTTTGATCCAAGATTTTATCAAATTCCAGATCGG GAAGAATGTTTAAAAGGGATCATAGATTTGGTGAGAAGCTGGATAACTCTTAGCTCATATCATGTTGTGTGGCTCAACTGTAAAGCAGCATATGGATATGAGTACCTATTCACAAATCTCAGTGAAGAATTTGGTATACAG gTCCATGTCCGATATTTGGACATGTTCAGAAATATGCCTGACATTCTCCAACATCTCACTACAAACCGAGAAACTCAAATACATGCATGCAGGCATCCAAAG GATGATGAGTTCTTTAGGGGAAACAGACTACCTTGTGGTATTATAGCCAAAGACGGAACACCATTAAAGATTATCAGCATTAAGCCCTCCACAATGTGGTTTGGTGAGAGAACCAAAAAAACCAACGTTATAGTGAG AACAGGAGCAAGTTCATACCGAGCATGTTTTTCCTTTCATTCCTCATACACAGAG GTTAGGGATTTCTTGATGCACATCTCTCCTGCTCATGCTTATCCTAATGTTATCCCCATGGGCAAAACAACAGAAGACATCATTGAGAT CTTGCAGCCTTTTTGTAGGTCCAATTCCAGAACAGAAGAAAGTATATATAAACCTTTGGGACCgctaaaaagagcaaaaatgatGTCATACACAACAACAG aTTCTGATAGTGAGGAAGGTCTCTTTGAGGAGACACTGACAATTCCCTGGAGGCGCAAGATTCCAAATGAAAAGAGTAATTTACCACTATGTGCAGAAACTACATCAGATAATTTACCAAAATCTCAGATAAGCTTCTGTGAAGACACTGCTGCTGATTACTCCATGGCAGCTAGTTTATCGACATTAAAAAATTTCTGCATAGATTGTGAAGAgtccaatgatgatgatgatgaggaagaggaagaggatgaggataCAGTTGAATGCAGTGCTGATCAGACAGTTAATGGTGGTAAACCTTGTGTTAGCCATAGCCACAGTGTTGACTCCAGTCTGAAAAAATTGGAAACATGTTGTAATGAGGCCACAGAAGAAATAACCAGTCAGCAAAATCAGGCTGAGAAGCTTAAATCAGACTTGGATATTTCAAAATCAGAACTGCCAATGTGGGAATCTTTTTTCAAACCAGATCCGTTAACAGACTCAGAACAAGAAGACAGTCAAAAGCAATGTGTGGATCTGACAGGGTCTCAGTCTCCAAATTTGTTTAGTGATACAGACAATGAGGAATGTATTTATATTTCTTCTCAGAATTCTTCACAGTCTACTCATATTTCAGAGCAAGGAAGTGAATGCTGGGGCAGTCAACCGGATACCGTGTTAATATCATCCCAGGAAAGGAAGGAACATTCAGTTTCTGCTGGGCAGTGCAACGTAAAATTTTGTGATTTCCTGAAACCACAAGAAATAGTCTtgaataattttggaaaaactaATTTGGAGGGTAGGGAACAGATGATATCATTCAAATCAACACAGTGTTTGCTAATTGAAGATTTAGCAACATCATCTAAGATTGCAGCTGAAAACACAGTGCCTGTTCAGCAGTCCACTTGTGACTCCCAGGACTCATCTGATTTTGAAATTCCATCAACGCCTGACTCTGAGGTGCCACAGGAAGAACAACTAAAAGATCTGTACAAAAGGCTGGCTGCAGGAGAGATGGTCATAGCTAAAAAGTCTATATGA